One Bifidobacterium angulatum DSM 20098 = JCM 7096 DNA window includes the following coding sequences:
- the rplM gene encoding 50S ribosomal protein L13, which translates to MKTFTPKPADLSHEWYIVDATDVVLGRLSSQVATLLRGKNKPTYAPHADSGNHVIVINAAKVALTGNKLGKELYKHSGRPGGLRRDTYAQLLENNPERIITSAVKGMLPKNKLAKVQLGRLHVFAGEEHPHTPQKPQVFEIAQVSQQAK; encoded by the coding sequence GTGAAGACTTTCACTCCGAAGCCCGCCGATCTGAGCCATGAGTGGTACATCGTTGACGCCACCGACGTGGTGCTGGGCCGTCTCTCGTCTCAGGTTGCAACCCTTCTGCGCGGCAAGAACAAGCCGACTTACGCTCCCCACGCTGATTCCGGCAATCACGTGATCGTGATCAACGCCGCCAAGGTGGCGCTGACCGGCAACAAGCTGGGCAAGGAACTGTACAAGCACTCCGGTCGCCCGGGTGGCCTGCGTCGCGATACCTACGCGCAGCTGCTCGAGAACAACCCGGAGCGCATCATCACCAGCGCCGTCAAGGGCATGCTGCCGAAGAACAAGCTCGCCAAGGTGCAGCTTGGTCGTCTGCACGTCTTCGCCGGCGAAGAGCATCCGCACACCCCGCAGAAGCCGCAGGTCTTTGAGATCGCTCAGGTTTCTCAGCAGGCTAAGTGA
- a CDS encoding D-2-hydroxyacid dehydrogenase family protein yields MTQVYETQAERTDLPLVVMPSVLDSMVEPIRLQFPQLHDIARVRMFEEFTSDEDAIASRLRDADVLLVGGYHISDDLLRRITGHGPNGADEGHVRCIVFCGTGVASYVDLDLAREFGVRVCNAEHYGDHAVAEHAFALMFELIRHVGELDKDVKAGNWAWKGGDGLQLAGRRLGIIGLGGIGSTVASIAKAFGMEVGAWSSHVPEALFERCGAEPVADMNELIASSDVVSVHLPLIDGVTRGIITAEHLEHLRPGTLFINTARSEVIEPGALLARLQRGDIPAGLDVFDHEPLKSGDAICQIPGIVLTPHVGWRTDGAFRELTRQMVECVRAFLTGGECNVVVHE; encoded by the coding sequence ATGACGCAAGTGTATGAAACGCAGGCCGAGCGTACCGACCTGCCATTGGTGGTAATGCCGTCCGTACTCGATTCGATGGTCGAGCCGATTCGATTGCAGTTTCCGCAGTTGCACGATATCGCCCGTGTGCGCATGTTCGAAGAGTTCACGTCCGACGAGGATGCGATCGCAAGCCGCTTGCGCGATGCGGATGTGCTGCTGGTCGGCGGCTACCATATCAGCGACGATCTGCTGCGTCGTATTACAGGCCATGGCCCAAACGGCGCCGATGAGGGGCATGTCAGGTGCATCGTGTTCTGCGGTACGGGGGTGGCGAGCTATGTGGATCTGGACTTGGCTCGTGAATTCGGCGTGCGCGTGTGCAATGCCGAGCATTATGGCGACCATGCCGTCGCCGAGCATGCGTTTGCGCTGATGTTCGAGCTGATTCGCCATGTGGGCGAGCTTGATAAGGACGTCAAGGCCGGTAATTGGGCGTGGAAGGGCGGCGATGGTCTGCAGTTGGCCGGACGTCGTCTCGGCATCATCGGCCTGGGCGGCATCGGTTCGACAGTCGCTTCGATTGCCAAGGCGTTCGGCATGGAGGTTGGCGCCTGGAGTTCGCATGTTCCCGAAGCGCTGTTCGAGCGGTGTGGCGCCGAGCCTGTCGCGGATATGAATGAGCTTATCGCGTCCAGCGATGTCGTCTCCGTACATCTGCCGCTTATCGATGGTGTCACGCGCGGCATCATCACCGCGGAGCATCTTGAGCATTTGCGCCCGGGCACGTTGTTCATCAACACCGCGCGCAGCGAGGTCATCGAGCCGGGGGCGCTGCTTGCGCGCCTGCAGCGTGGCGATATTCCGGCCGGTCTTGACGTGTTCGACCATGAGCCGTTGAAGTCCGGCGACGCCATCTGCCAGATTCCCGGCATTGTGCTCACGCCGCATGTCGGTTGGCGTACCGACGGCGCGTTCAGGGAGCTCACCCGTCAGATGGTCGAATGCGTACGCGCGTTTCTCACCGGCGGCGAATGCAATGTCGTCGTGCATGAGTGA
- a CDS encoding CapA family protein — protein MMQDSGEHYHGQHAAKRSPMPMIVAAIVALALAVALAVGIWHAATTHGKRAAQAGNAAVSSNTTKSKSSASNADSATTVAKHHGNSPDCPDTDCISMLVNGDLLFHEGLWEHFAGPDTSATDGTAFNFDPLLEPMKKYIQASDIAVCEFETPIAQRGGPYSAYPIFNIPPEVADAAKHVGYQACTHATNHSWDQGSEGIARLWDTLEADGIAQTGSYKTEADSLQPLVLTSPTGGGKLGLVTGTVSLNGMTADQDWQVDRLRESGDPHHDSDIQKAVAKAKKAREQGADVVAIAMHSVQEYLDYADSWQVSEAHELADTGAFDVIYGAGCHCAQPIEKYNNTWIIYGVGNAVTVTSYIPGNETNNQGVTARIQFAGKKGVAGSWRVNRIDWLPTANMRQGEYRWCPISSDHPDGTCWSESEDETQRQRISKVIYSMGADTNVVREWNLTAEQQARQAGN, from the coding sequence ATGATGCAAGACAGCGGGGAACACTATCACGGACAGCATGCGGCGAAACGCTCACCCATGCCGATGATCGTTGCGGCCATTGTGGCATTGGCATTGGCCGTGGCGCTCGCGGTCGGCATATGGCATGCGGCGACAACGCATGGCAAACGGGCCGCGCAGGCAGGTAACGCCGCGGTCTCATCGAATACGACGAAATCCAAATCGTCGGCGTCGAATGCCGATTCCGCAACAACCGTTGCGAAGCATCACGGCAATTCGCCGGATTGCCCAGACACGGACTGCATCTCCATGCTGGTCAATGGCGATTTGCTGTTCCACGAAGGGCTGTGGGAGCATTTCGCCGGGCCCGACACCTCTGCGACGGACGGCACCGCATTCAACTTCGACCCGCTGCTCGAGCCGATGAAGAAGTACATCCAGGCGTCCGACATCGCCGTCTGCGAGTTCGAGACGCCCATCGCGCAGCGCGGCGGCCCGTACAGTGCGTATCCGATTTTCAATATTCCGCCCGAAGTGGCCGATGCCGCCAAGCATGTCGGCTATCAGGCGTGCACTCATGCCACCAACCATTCCTGGGACCAGGGGTCGGAGGGCATCGCCCGCCTGTGGGACACGTTGGAGGCCGATGGCATAGCGCAGACGGGATCGTATAAGACCGAGGCGGACTCGCTTCAGCCTCTGGTGCTCACATCGCCTACGGGTGGCGGCAAGCTGGGTCTCGTCACCGGAACCGTGTCGCTCAACGGCATGACCGCCGATCAGGACTGGCAGGTCGATCGGTTGCGCGAAAGCGGCGACCCTCATCACGACAGCGATATTCAGAAGGCGGTCGCCAAGGCCAAGAAGGCGCGCGAGCAGGGGGCCGATGTGGTGGCCATAGCTATGCATTCGGTGCAGGAATATCTCGATTACGCCGATTCGTGGCAGGTTTCCGAAGCGCATGAGCTGGCGGATACCGGAGCGTTCGACGTGATCTATGGCGCCGGCTGCCATTGTGCCCAGCCGATCGAGAAATATAACAACACGTGGATCATCTATGGTGTGGGCAACGCGGTGACGGTCACGTCGTATATTCCCGGTAATGAGACGAACAATCAGGGGGTGACCGCCCGCATTCAGTTCGCCGGTAAGAAAGGCGTGGCCGGGTCTTGGCGGGTGAATCGCATCGACTGGCTGCCGACTGCGAATATGCGCCAAGGGGAGTACCGGTGGTGTCCGATATCCTCCGACCATCCCGATGGGACCTGTTGGAGCGAGAGCGAGGATGAGACGCAACGGCAACGCATCTCGAAGGTGATTTACAGCATGGGCGCCGACACGAATGTGGTGCGTGAATGGAATCTTACCGCCGAGCAGCAGGCCAGGCAGGCGGGCAATTGA
- the malQ gene encoding 4-alpha-glucanotransferase, with translation MSERTESEERLARPLIQLAKLAGIVTSYVGMSRDYHEIKDDVLVAVLGALGIDASSDAAIRQSTKQILNERYGRLVAPTVLHNVGSESHVLVNVGVTDVPSATITLENGEPYRGVILPDAGDGSIAHTVDDRFVVTASVVVPADLPEGYHTLHVTVGDRTEDATLISAPAKVELLDEMKHGHLWGWMAQLYSLRSSKSWGVGDFEDLSNLLIEAKRKTGADFTLINPVHAAEPVSPLTPSPYLPVSRSLVNFTYIRPEAIEEYRLLGAESLDEIRKLFESIEPLNNKAEKIDRDVMWHAKMQALWIIFKAGRTSARQREFADFCAKSGEDLEAYATWCLCYDKWGSAEDVATNWIHRYTKESPEVQALREQFPDTLNFYRWLEWIATEQLDRAQRNARNAGMRIGVMADMAVGVHPLSSEVWWCPERFAKGATVGAPPDMFNQQGQDWSQPPLNPIYLDRTGYKVYRDMVHNMFTHAGAVRIDHILGLFRLWWIPSGHKADDGAYVRYDSDVMLGILALEASRADGVVVGEDLGVVPAHVASSLSSHGLLGCAVEWFEQFDGTFRSPADWREYALASVNTHDLPPAAGYLELEHVKLRERLGLLEGPKEDFERSAMAEQNAMITMLLNNGYIDKEIADHREEHEKDIIAAQYRALNGSPCKLLAASITDAVGEKRTQNQPGTNNEYPNWRVPLADAEGNTVLLDTMFDRADVKELAAIMRNEK, from the coding sequence ATGAGCGAGAGAACCGAAAGCGAAGAGCGTCTAGCTCGACCGCTAATCCAGTTGGCGAAGTTGGCAGGAATTGTCACCAGTTATGTTGGCATGAGCCGCGACTACCACGAAATCAAAGATGATGTTCTGGTCGCGGTGTTGGGAGCTTTGGGCATTGACGCTTCAAGCGACGCGGCTATCAGGCAGTCCACCAAGCAGATTCTGAACGAACGGTACGGCAGACTGGTGGCACCCACCGTCCTGCATAATGTCGGTTCCGAAAGCCATGTGCTGGTGAATGTCGGCGTGACCGATGTGCCAAGCGCCACCATCACCCTTGAGAACGGCGAGCCGTACAGGGGCGTGATTCTTCCCGACGCCGGCGACGGATCCATTGCCCATACGGTGGATGATCGGTTCGTCGTCACTGCATCCGTTGTCGTTCCTGCAGATCTTCCGGAAGGCTACCATACGCTGCACGTCACGGTGGGCGATCGCACCGAGGACGCCACGCTGATCAGCGCCCCCGCCAAGGTCGAGCTGCTCGACGAGATGAAGCACGGCCACCTGTGGGGCTGGATGGCCCAGTTGTATTCGCTGCGTTCCTCCAAGTCCTGGGGCGTGGGCGATTTCGAGGATCTGTCCAACCTGCTGATTGAAGCCAAGCGCAAGACCGGCGCCGACTTCACCCTGATCAACCCTGTGCATGCCGCAGAACCGGTCTCTCCGCTGACGCCGTCCCCGTACCTGCCGGTATCCCGCAGCTTGGTGAACTTCACCTATATTCGTCCGGAGGCAATCGAGGAATACCGTTTGCTGGGTGCTGAAAGCCTTGACGAGATCCGCAAGCTGTTCGAATCCATCGAACCGCTCAACAACAAGGCCGAAAAGATCGACCGCGATGTCATGTGGCACGCGAAGATGCAGGCGTTGTGGATTATCTTCAAGGCCGGCCGTACCTCCGCAAGGCAGCGTGAGTTCGCAGACTTCTGCGCCAAGTCCGGCGAGGATCTCGAGGCCTACGCCACATGGTGCCTATGCTACGACAAGTGGGGCTCCGCCGAAGACGTCGCCACCAACTGGATTCATCGCTATACGAAGGAATCCCCTGAAGTGCAGGCGCTGCGCGAGCAGTTCCCCGACACGTTGAACTTCTACCGCTGGCTGGAATGGATCGCCACCGAGCAGCTTGACCGCGCCCAGCGCAATGCCCGCAACGCCGGCATGCGTATCGGTGTCATGGCCGACATGGCGGTCGGCGTCCATCCGCTCAGCTCCGAGGTCTGGTGGTGCCCGGAGCGCTTCGCCAAGGGCGCTACCGTCGGCGCGCCGCCGGACATGTTCAACCAGCAGGGGCAGGATTGGAGCCAGCCTCCGCTGAACCCGATCTATTTGGATCGCACTGGCTACAAGGTCTACCGCGATATGGTGCACAACATGTTCACCCATGCCGGTGCAGTGCGTATCGACCATATTCTCGGTCTGTTCCGCCTGTGGTGGATTCCGTCCGGGCATAAGGCGGATGACGGCGCGTATGTGCGCTACGACTCCGATGTGATGCTGGGCATCCTCGCCCTTGAGGCGTCCCGTGCGGACGGCGTTGTGGTCGGCGAGGATCTTGGCGTGGTACCGGCCCATGTGGCGAGTTCGCTATCCTCCCATGGCCTGCTGGGCTGTGCTGTGGAGTGGTTCGAACAGTTCGACGGCACGTTCCGTTCCCCCGCCGATTGGCGCGAATACGCCTTGGCCTCGGTCAATACGCATGATCTGCCGCCGGCAGCCGGCTATCTTGAGCTGGAGCACGTCAAGTTGCGTGAGCGTCTTGGCCTGCTGGAAGGACCGAAGGAAGACTTCGAGCGTTCCGCGATGGCCGAGCAGAACGCCATGATCACGATGCTGCTCAATAACGGCTATATCGACAAGGAGATCGCCGATCACCGCGAAGAGCATGAAAAGGACATCATCGCAGCGCAGTACCGTGCGCTGAACGGTTCGCCGTGCAAGCTGCTTGCCGCATCGATCACCGACGCGGTCGGGGAGAAGCGTACGCAGAACCAGCCCGGCACCAACAACGAGTATCCGAACTGGCGTGTTCCGCTTGCGGATGCCGAGGGCAACACCGTGCTGCTGGATACCATGTTCGATCGCGCCGATGTCAAGGAACTCGCCGCCATCATGCGCAACGAAAAGTAA
- the rpsI gene encoding 30S ribosomal protein S9, which produces MAENTNNSAVQETEEELTSYTTETNAGAGTGTSAIEPGYGTGRRKEAVARVRLVPGTGKWTINGRTLEEYFPSKLLQREVNSPIVLLKLEGKFDAIVLVDGGGTTGQAGAIRLGVARALNAIDRDANRATLKKAGFLTRDARVVERKKAGLHKARRAPQFSKR; this is translated from the coding sequence ATGGCTGAAAACACCAACAACTCCGCGGTTCAGGAAACCGAAGAGGAGCTCACCAGCTACACCACCGAGACCAATGCAGGTGCTGGCACCGGTACCTCCGCGATCGAGCCGGGCTACGGCACCGGTCGTCGTAAGGAAGCCGTCGCCCGCGTGCGTCTGGTTCCCGGCACCGGCAAGTGGACCATCAACGGTCGCACCCTGGAGGAGTACTTCCCCTCCAAGCTGCTGCAGCGTGAGGTCAACTCCCCGATCGTCCTGCTCAAGCTCGAAGGCAAGTTCGACGCAATCGTCCTCGTTGACGGCGGCGGCACCACCGGTCAGGCCGGCGCCATCCGTCTCGGCGTGGCTCGCGCCCTGAACGCCATCGACCGCGATGCCAACCGCGCCACCCTGAAGAAGGCTGGCTTCCTGACCCGCGACGCTCGCGTCGTGGAGCGCAAGAAGGCCGGTCTGCACAAGGCACGTCGTGCACCGCAGTTCTCCAAGCGTTGA
- a CDS encoding IMPACT family protein, with protein sequence MRTILNPVDAPAHDAFVEKKSEFIGDAAHVDSLDEAIAFVGTIRDRHPKARHVAYAAVVGGSDGRVSERMSDDGEPSGTAGKPILDVLRANGLTDCVVAVTRYFGGILLGSGGLIRAYSTGASIAVKAAQGADIVPCQRYLVTLEYPQLARFQQLLAGVDGVQSDETYAADITLTATLPLGNASSFEDRVRETFNATISPEPIDTVNRAIASR encoded by the coding sequence ATGCGAACCATTCTCAACCCGGTTGACGCGCCGGCGCACGACGCCTTTGTGGAGAAGAAATCCGAATTCATAGGCGATGCCGCGCATGTCGACAGTCTGGATGAGGCGATCGCCTTTGTCGGCACGATTCGTGATCGGCACCCCAAGGCCCGTCATGTGGCGTATGCCGCCGTGGTGGGCGGTTCGGACGGCCGTGTGTCGGAGCGTATGAGCGATGACGGCGAACCGTCGGGTACGGCGGGCAAGCCGATCCTTGACGTGCTGCGCGCCAATGGTCTTACCGATTGCGTGGTTGCCGTCACCCGGTATTTCGGCGGTATTCTGCTGGGCTCCGGTGGTCTGATCCGCGCATATTCCACGGGCGCATCGATTGCCGTCAAGGCGGCGCAGGGCGCGGATATCGTGCCCTGCCAGCGGTATTTGGTGACTTTGGAGTATCCGCAGTTGGCGAGGTTCCAGCAATTGCTCGCCGGAGTCGACGGCGTGCAGTCGGATGAAACGTACGCCGCCGATATCACGCTGACCGCCACGTTGCCGTTGGGCAACGCCTCGTCCTTCGAGGATCGCGTGAGGGAGACGTTCAACGCCACCATCAGCCCCGAACCCATCGATACGGTGAACCGCGCCATCGCCAGCCGCTAG